The sequence below is a genomic window from Aureispira sp. CCB-E.
ATTACTTACTATTTTAATGAGTATGGCTCTTTGTTCATCATTCCCCCAATTAAATATTCAATAACACTTTGCAGAAATTGAGTAATCAAACGTTATTAAAACTATTATGCTGAAATTTTTTACGTTCTTTTTTACACTTTTTGTTCTACAAACATCTCTTAAAGCCCAATATACAGATACCATTCGTGTGATTGATGAAGATGGATTTCCTGTTATTAATGCCTCTGTTTTTATTGTTGATAAGATTGATAATGTCTATGAAATTGACTCTGCAAGCCAACAATTAACAGACATTGATGGGAAGGCAATTTTTAGAGATATAGGGTATGATAATCGTGTTCATATTGCCAGCATACAACATCGAGAAACTACTTTGAGTATTCACGATATTCGTGCAAATAATTTGGAGGTTGTTCTTGAATCAGGGTATCTGACTATGATTCAGGTAATCGGGAAAGGGACAACGAATGAGAAAATTCCGCTTTCTGAAATTCCGAATAAAGTGACTGTAATTGACCGTAAAGATATAGAATTGTACAATCCGCAAACTTCTGCCGACGCTCTAGCGCAAAGTGGGGATGTATTTGTACAAAAAAGCCAAATGGGAGGAGGAAGCCCAATTATTAGAGGCTTTGAAGCAAACAAAGTTTTATTGGTAATTGATGGGGTGAGAATGAATAATGCTATTTATAGAAGTGGTCACTTGCAAAATGCAATTACAATAGATAATGCAGCAATTGAGCGAGTAGAAGTGCATCATGGTCCTGGCTCTGTGATGTATGGAAGTGATGCCTTGGGTGGGGTAATGCATTTTTATACCAAAACGCCCCGTTTGCGTTCTAAGGATTTAAAGCCAATGGATGCCAATGTGTATACTCGTTTTTCCACAGCTAATTATGAAGCAACGGTACACGCCGATGTAAATGTGGGCAGCGAAAAAATAGCTTCTTATACTAGTGTGACGTATTCTGCTTTCCAAGATTTACGAGCAGGACGTTTGAAGAGTAGCCCTAATATGACACTGAACTGGAACCGCTATTTTTATGCAACTAGAAACGACAGTGCAGATATTGTGGAAGTCAATGAGAATCCTAATGTACAGGTTGGAACTCGCTATTCGCAATTAGACGCTATTCAAAAAATTCGTTTTAAACCCAAGCAAGGACTAGAGTTTTTGTTCAATTTGCAGTATTCTACCAGTAGTAATATTCCTCGTTATGACCAATTGACAGAAGGAGATGTGACAATTGCCAATGGTCAAATTACAGAACAAACATTTAAATATTCAGAATGGTTTTATGGTCCTCAACAGCGTTTGTTTGGAGCATTAACAGCCAAGATTGACAACGACAATATTGCTTTGTTTAGCCAAGCGAATATTACAGCAGCGTACCAGAAAATTGACGAAGATAGAATCACTAGAAAATTTGATGATCCATTGAGAAGGATACAACAAGAGGATGTTCATGTTTTGACGTTAAATGCAGATTTTATCAAAAAAATTGGCAAAAAAAATAAGCCCAAATCTAAACTATTGTATGGTGTAGAAGCAACGCATAATATTGTTCAGTCTAGAATTAAAACACAAAATATTTTGACGGGAGAATTGTCTAATAGAGGTATAGGAACTCGTTATCCAGATGGAGGAAGTTTTATGACAACAGCAGGGCTTTATGCAAGTTATAAGTTAAAACTAGGAGAAAAAGCCAATGTTATAGGAGGGGTAAGGTATGTGTTTTCTTATACTTCGGCTAATTTTTTAGATACCGTTTTGTATAGTTTGCCTTATAGCACCATTGTTGCTTCGAACCATGCCGTGACAGGGAGTTTGGCTTTGGCTTGGGATATGGGAAAGCAATTTCAGTTTAATACTGCATTTTCTTCCTCTTTTAGAACTCCTAATATTGATGATAATGGAAAAATTCGAGCGAAAGGAGATAATATAACCATTCCTAATCCATCCATAAAACCAGAGCAAGCACTGAACTTTGAGGCAACACTTGGCAAGCAGTTTAAACAGAAAGCTTGGTTAGGGGCAACGTTTTTTTATACGCATATTTTTGATGCTATTTTGCAAGAACCTTATAGTTTGAATGGTGTAGATTCTATGTATTATGATGGCTCTTTTAGAAGTATTTATTCTAATATTAATGCAGGGCAAGCAACCATATGGGGACTTAGTGCTAATTTGAAAGTAGAGTTTACGGAGAATATTTTTATGAAAATGGGCGTAAATTATACAGAAGGAAGAGAATTAGAAACGGGGATAGAGCCTCAACCTTTAGCACATATACCACCTTTGTATGGGCAATTTGAGTTGGGCTACAAGCGCAAAATATTCCAGACGCGTTTCAACATTCGATTTAATGGAGCTAAGGAACTAAAAGATTATTCTAATGATAGTTCTGAAAACTTGGATAAAGCATTGCCAGAAGGAACACCTGCTTGGTTTACCGTAAATATTTATGCAAGTTTCCGTTTGCACAAATTCTTCTCGATCAATTTGGGGCTAGAAAATTTGTTAGACTGGCATTATCGTCCTTATGGTTCTGGTGTTTCTGCGCCTGGTATGAATGTTATTGTAACTTTAAGAGGGCATTTTTAGAAATTATATCGCTTCGTGTTTTCTGTGCTAAGTTTGTGCTTTCACGATCCGCAGAAATCACCAATGATCTATTGGTTGTTAACTGAGCAGCACTCACAAAGTAATTATCTTATGTTAAACATACTTGGATGGATAAGCTTTGAGTAGGGCTATAAATGAAAACATTGTAAAATACATGCCACTAATGCCGTAACCTAGTAGGTAGGTGTCAACACCATAATAAGCATCGTCTGTACAATTGGATAGATTGCAGTCTGCATCAGGGAGACATTGTATTTTCAGAGTAGCATAGGCCAATAAAAATAAACCAAGACTCAAAGCAAAGCCTATTTTTGAGAAAAGTCTAACAGATGGCAGTTGGTAAACCGTGTAATTGGTATCGACCAAAGTACTGTCTAACAATTTATCATTGGACGTTGTTTTTTGAATACTAGAAAGCTCAGAAAACTTAAATAAAAATAAGGTGCAAAACAATAAGAAGAAGATTGAGAAGCCCAAACTGATGACGATATAAGCGTCGTGATTTAAAATAGAATAACTGCATTCACACCCCCAATTATAACAGTCTTGATAGCTTAAACACCATGTTGTGGCAAATAGTATGATGACTGCTCCCAAACCTAAAAAAGATAAAGCTTTCATAGCCTTTAGTTTACATATTTTATAGAGAATTTTGTATCAATAGTTTGTTGAAACTAGATCGTAGCAGCATCGTTAATTACTACTTATAACTTAGTATCAATACACTTTTATCAAAATAGAACAAAAACGGGATGTTGCAAAAAATACTTTTAATACTTTTTTCTGCTTTAGCTTTGACAGGGGTGGGGCAGGTAGCAAAAGCACTTCCAAATGGCCATGCGCACAATGATTATGAAAAAAAATGGCCTGCTTTTAAAACGGCACTGTCAAAAGGGTTTGTAAGTTTAGAAATAGATGTATTCCCTTATAAAAATCAACTAAAAGTAGCACACATAGATTTTTTCTTAAATGTAGCTCCTGAATTAGAAGCATTGTATTTTAAGCCATTGGAGGAGTGGTTGTCAAAAAAAGGAAAATTGTTTGAGGATAGTACACAACGGTTAATATTTATGATTGATATAAAACGATCATCTTCCAAAAGTTATGCCTTATTAAGAACATTATGTATGCGATACAAACATTTGATAACCCATTACTATCCCGACAAAGATTCTGTTTCCTATGGAGTTTTAGACATATTATTGTCAGGAAATAAACCCTATGAGCAGGTCTTAAGGGACTCGGTACGATATATGTTGATTGATGGAGGGTTAGAGGATATTAA
It includes:
- a CDS encoding TonB-dependent siderophore receptor produces the protein MLKFFTFFFTLFVLQTSLKAQYTDTIRVIDEDGFPVINASVFIVDKIDNVYEIDSASQQLTDIDGKAIFRDIGYDNRVHIASIQHRETTLSIHDIRANNLEVVLESGYLTMIQVIGKGTTNEKIPLSEIPNKVTVIDRKDIELYNPQTSADALAQSGDVFVQKSQMGGGSPIIRGFEANKVLLVIDGVRMNNAIYRSGHLQNAITIDNAAIERVEVHHGPGSVMYGSDALGGVMHFYTKTPRLRSKDLKPMDANVYTRFSTANYEATVHADVNVGSEKIASYTSVTYSAFQDLRAGRLKSSPNMTLNWNRYFYATRNDSADIVEVNENPNVQVGTRYSQLDAIQKIRFKPKQGLEFLFNLQYSTSSNIPRYDQLTEGDVTIANGQITEQTFKYSEWFYGPQQRLFGALTAKIDNDNIALFSQANITAAYQKIDEDRITRKFDDPLRRIQQEDVHVLTLNADFIKKIGKKNKPKSKLLYGVEATHNIVQSRIKTQNILTGELSNRGIGTRYPDGGSFMTTAGLYASYKLKLGEKANVIGGVRYVFSYTSANFLDTVLYSLPYSTIVASNHAVTGSLALAWDMGKQFQFNTAFSSSFRTPNIDDNGKIRAKGDNITIPNPSIKPEQALNFEATLGKQFKQKAWLGATFFYTHIFDAILQEPYSLNGVDSMYYDGSFRSIYSNINAGQATIWGLSANLKVEFTENIFMKMGVNYTEGRELETGIEPQPLAHIPPLYGQFELGYKRKIFQTRFNIRFNGAKELKDYSNDSSENLDKALPEGTPAWFTVNIYASFRLHKFFSINLGLENLLDWHYRPYGSGVSAPGMNVIVTLRGHF